The Prinia subflava isolate CZ2003 ecotype Zambia chromosome 2, Cam_Psub_1.2, whole genome shotgun sequence genomic sequence GACAGGATGGTTCCACACCTGTATGTGCACATAGTACAGGGGCAAAGCCCACGCTTTGCATTTCTAGGCTCTGAAATCTTAAAATCAGACCAATACAACACCAGCTGTGAGCTCCAGAGTCTGGATGAAGTCATGATTTGGTATCTAGAGGTGTTCAACAAAGTGTTGCAACACAGTAAGTCCTGAGGAAGAAAACCagattaaaaaattacttacaCATTGAAGAAAAAGTTGGGGAAAGTTTTCTAGGGAAAAGGATGTCCTTTAGTACTCAATCCCTTCTTTGAGTCTTTTTTCTTCATCCTGTATTTTGGTAGAaataagtaattaaaaataaaagtaaaaacattcctccttttttaaaggaaaaactgGAATGTTCTTGGTTTACATACAGCTAAAAAGATTCATGGGTGGTTTTCGAAAAACTGCACATCCTTTTTAATGTCAGTGTTTGCTGTAATGCTTCATCAATTctctgttgctgctgcagccatgaaGGCTGACACACAACACTTCCGGAAGGAAGATAATTTGATTAGGTTCTGTaaacagaagaataaataaattactgtaACATATTACTGTTACAGCTGTACATGCCCCTTTGTCAAGAATTTCTTGGAACGGTTACTTTCATTTACCTAATTTTCACTAAAGCTGATTAAAATGTTGTCtggttttttgttaaaaaacatTGTAGCTGAAAAATGGATGCTATTAAGCACTAATTCACCTGAACTTATCTGACTTCTTCAGCATATTTtattattcagaagaaaaattaatgcctgtaaaccaattttttttatttaaatattgaagaaataattttgaaacttTTAGCTAAAGGCTAAATATGATTTAAGTGTTCTGCAGCATTAAggtgcaaaataaaaatcaacacagagcttgcaaaagaaaacaaatctattTCTCAGAGTTTTCAGATGGTGTTTTTGCAACTCAAAgatttaactatttttttttttaccccatCTTAATATAAGGTGTCACTTTTTGTTAAAGCTGCTTTTGCCTGTGGACTCCACAAGAGGGTAGGAAATCCTTCTTCAATGTTTAGGCTGTAacagaaaagattaaaagaataaaatagaGCTTAATTATTCTGACCACAAGCAGGCACTGCAGAAATACCTGCAAATTCCTGAGCCGCAAATAATTTGAGAGTAAAAATATAGCacttttttgaataaaaatcactgcttttgAAGAGAACTGTGAATGTTGCTGTTTGAGGCATTGCAAGAGGGCGGCTGAATGCAGATTTTCTGGGTGGAATACTCTTAACCCCATCTAGCTGTCCTGCATATACTGGGATGTaccaaaaaggaaaaggacCATGGAAGTGCTCTCAGACTGAAGCCCTCGCCTGAATGTGGAAGCTTGAACTTCCTCCTGAAACCAGAATTGTCATTCCTCTGAGGGCAATGTCAATTATTGCTGGAATCAAGATATCCTAACCCTTCGGGCTGATTCCCAGAGGAATAAGAACACTGTCTGGATTTGACACAGACCAGCATTCATACTAAAACCAGTCCACTGTGTAGTGTGGAAAAATAGATTAATGTACAATAatgtttttcaggaaaagaaccctaacctccccccaaaaaactcaCCAAGACAAAACAACACAGACACTTATGTTCTCCTGTGTACCAGCAGGTGTGGttggcagaaaacaaaaaatcccttCTATTCTGATGTGTTAGGCTTTGTGCCAAGCAGTGGGTATTTTTTTAGCAGCAAGTTTAACACCAGCATCAAGCTTAACGGCAGGGAGAACAGCACTGCATGCCACAAAGTCACTTAAGAGCCAAATTACAGCACCTGACAGATCTGCAAGAGCCCTTGGGCAGAAGAGCTACTAAAGACCTACTGACAGGTTGCAAGTCATTTAGCAAAAATAGCTAAGTAGACACTCATTTAACATCCAAGGGCACACACTGAACACACAGGAGAACATGACACACTGAAACCTTAGACAGGTCAGCATTGTTGCCTGAAGAGGTGCTAAGACAAAAGTTGTCACTGTAGGAGATGTAATGTACTGGGTTGATTCTAAATTATTTATGTTGTATCTTATTGAAGTAATTTAATCATTACTTAAATGTCTCCAATTGCATTGTGTGCCACCAGCTAGACATTTAGTACTCAGAAGACCTTTCAAAAATACCTAAATTTGTATTTAGAGACTTCAACACCTAACATAAGTGTAGCACATTCTTGTGCAGCTAACAGAAGGGATTTAAACTCTGCAAAATAGTTGAGTACTGTTGAAAATACTTCTGGCAGCAAACATTGTGAAGACATTTTTGAAAGGATCCAtagctgcagcagccctctaGTTGGAGAGTAGAAATGAGTCAAGACACTGACTTCTTGCTTACCACAGCATTCCTCTTTACAGTTTAGCCATCCTGACTCCATCTATTCACCAGTTCTGGTTGCAGCAAGCTCCTACTGtgggtttcccttgcagcctctgattgctggttatttcctgctaaactgtgactgcaggtattcgtttgcagactctgactgcaggcttttacctggctggactgtgactgcaggttccaatAACAGGCTTTAACTGCAGACCCTGACTGACCTCACAGTGGTAATTCTGTCCACTCAGGAGCCTATTTCTTCATGATTCTCCTGTTCAAGACCCTCAAAGTCACCCCCTCCACAATCCTCCCTTCCCCTAGCCAACCCGtccccttttatcacacttatcttCACTGGACACAGCTGTGACTCAGCAGGAgtgaggctgtattgggtaattaacactGCTGTTACTTACCAGGGATGAagtcacctgtattcccttctcctacgCGAGACCAGtgttattaaataattttttgtgaCCCATCACTTGACTCATGGTCTCACTGCTGGCAGGATATCAGGGACCATATATAATTTGCTAACTTTCAATAAAAACCCATAACGGACTAGTTTTAACACAAAGGCAATTCTGGCATGCAAATTTCTGTGAAGGAGCCAGGTTGAGCCACATGCAGACAATaactggcacagctggctgtAACCCCATCTCTGCTGCAGAGGGTTTGCCTCTCCCTGATATTGCTGACACACTACAGGCCCTATGATATTACCCCCAAACACTCTGTATTTCATATGGCTTAGCTccaaaaggaaaaccagaaagttCCTGGTGACATCTCAGATGTCACCCTGGCCACTAAGGTGTTGTGTGAAAGGTGTTGTATGCAAAGGTTGCCCTCTGCTTTCCCCAAGAGCTGGCCCTCAGGAATGCACTGCAGGAGCAAAACCAGATAAAGATGAGTTTAGAAAAACCTGGGGCAACAGCACAGGCTCTGAAAGTCAGGGCTGGGTTGTGTTGGAGATCCAGTTTTCCAGAAGTGAGTCACTGGCTGCAATTAACCAGCTGCTCAGTTTTCCTGCTCTCCCTAAGCACAACTCCCACTGCACTTGTGTTTGATCCAGGGGTCTCCCTAGGCATGCATGGAGCAATAATATGGGGCACCATATTATCCACTTGCAGGTGCCTAAAGACTTTATTCCATCCAGCTCTACTCTGTTCCCTGGTCTGACTGTTCAGCTAGTGACAACTGTGCACAAAGAATGTACTTGTGTCAACTTGAAGACCTTGGAGCTTGTTTCTATTGGGGAAGTTGAGAGCCTTACACAACACTTCAGACAAGTCCGTGACCTGCCATATCCTTGCTGTCTTAAGTGTTTTAGGGTTGGCATGAAACTGGAATTCTCCAGATCCAAAATAGCATGTGTTCTTGTTATCACAGATCCATTAAAAGGTTTCTAGCAAACACAACAAGCAGCCATCTCTAGCGTGGCATGCTAGTGCAGATGTGATAAGCCAACAAGTGGATAAATGTGGATGGCTTTTTGGTAGTCACTCTTTAATAAGGGTAGAGTATACACGGGATGGGTAGTGCAAAAGGTAAGTCAGAGGTACAATTCACAATAAAAATTGCAGTTCCTGCAGTCAGAAAAGACCACTCAGTCAAGCTTATTTTAAACATGTAACTGGTGTGAATGCTGACAGTGCTTCTTTCTTACTTCAGAGGGAGCTCAGCATGGCAAGGAGCTGAATTAGAGGCTCCAGTTCAATGTGAAGGTTCAGTGAGCTGTCAGCAAGCATATTTTATAATATCTGGAGCCTGACATCTAAAGAAAGACCAGACAAGCACAGAGCTAGAGTGCAAGTCATGCTGTGGTTCCTGAGTACAACTTCCCAAGCACGAAGCACAGAGGATAAGGGGTGACATCCTGATTCTACTGTTTTCTGGGGAAAAGATCAACTTCAAACCAAAATTACACTCCCATTCTATTTGCTTGGGAATAGCAAGAGACTACACCTCTGCTAATGACCCCTTcacaaaaaggtaaaaaattcTCACTATGTGAGCCTGGGATATGTTCAGTTTAGGTTTATTAGGAGTGAACCCTAAGAAAGACTAGGTGCATAAATACAAGATTATGGGCAGTatgtaaataatttctgaaattaaaaaaattctacagCACTGACTCATAAAATTCATATTGCATTCATACTGAAACACAAATATTCAGTAATCCACTGTTTCTTCTTCATTTCTAGAGCTACTCTCACTAGTAGAATCTATTACTGTGACTGATCTTTAGGCAAAGTTTTTATTGTACAAAAATATGGATTAAATATTTTGCCTGTTAAGATATATTTAAATGCTTTCTGAAACCATGGATAGAAAAATCCATATATTAATGGATTGCAGAGAGAATTTAGATATCCAAGCCAATTTAGAGAATCGAACAGAggtaaaagaaaggaaaaatttaaaaatggatcAATTAAGATTGCAAAAAACCAAGGAAACCAACATATTAAGAAACCCAGCATAACAATACTCAAAGTCTTAGtagcttttctgtctttttttcttagaaagCTCAtgtttcttattattttttgaGAGCCTGTGTGCCCAGGAGACTGTAAAAATCCCTATCATAATGCAAGCAGGAACAAATAAACCgactgtaaataaaaaagccCCCCACAGTTGGTTGAACACAATCGAGCACAAGCCCAAGCATTTAATCAGCATTTCATAGCCCCCAATTCCAGGAGCATAAGCTTCTGAGAAAACCACaccaaaagcaaaagcagcgGGCACTGACCAGCACACGGCCACGATTCGTTTTACAGCCGCGACAGTCACGGTGCTGGGGTAGTGCAGAGGGCGGCAGATTGCGTGAAACCGATCCAGGGCAATGGAACAGAGATGGAAAATGGAAGCTAAACTGAGCATCAAATCAAAACTGTCATGAACCTTGCAGAATATAATCCCCATAACCCAGCAGTTCTCTACAGACCTCACCATGCTGTAGGGCATAATGGCAAAGCCCAGCAGAAAATCTGTTACAGCCATGGATAAAATGAGGAAATTGGCTGGAGAGTGCAGCTGCTTGAAATACGAGATGGAAATGATTATGGCCAGATTCCCGAAGATGGTAAGAATGAAGACTGCTGTTATGAATAAATACATTATCCCTCGTGTTCCTGCTGACCTAAAGTTCTCAGGACAGGATCTGTTTCTAAACACAGAGCAATCAGTCAAATCCTTTGAGATATTTGGAGAAAGCATAATCATTCCTTTATTAGACTTTTCTTTTGGAAGTGCAGTTCCATCAGCAGATTTAATTTTCACAAGTTTCCAAAATATTCCAAGTCCTAACATGAGAATACAAGGTAAAGTAAGTCAAGAGCATGAACTCCATAAGAAATGCAGTAATTCTGAGgcaatttttctcttcatttaaaTAGGGACCAACTACAAGCAATTATTCTTCTGAAATGGTACATAAAATTTAGTAACTGgaagctattttaaaattaattgcaagtaatatttaaaacaaaacagttgAAAGTTGAAAGAGTTAAGTTGAAAACTAAATTACCTCTTAAATTAACTAAATTATATGAtaatatacattttattttgtatctgGAGCATTTAGTAAAATATGGTTCTTATATTTCGTACACATCACAGTAACAGTAAATTTAAAATGATAGAAGAAAAACATGCATAGACAAAGAAACCCCTCAAATCACTTCAGTCCATCAATATATAGGATTTACATGTCTCTTAGAATATTGGTATTTATTCTGTGGGAGAAATGTTATGTGAGCTGGTATACCTCAGCTTTCTTGAAGGTTTCAGCTAATAAGCTACTCACCCTTATCACCTTAAGAGTCACAAATCAGTTGCCAAATACCCACTTATCAAATTATTTATGCTGCTAAACTCACCTGCTGTGCATCACAAAGTACCAGCAGTGAATGCATCTGATGGAAATAGGTCATAAGATTGATATGATAAGAAAtactcttttctttccctacaTATACACTCATTTTCTATCATTATAATCCCACTGGCTAAAAGGGTGTGGAGACAGCTTGAGATTTATCTCCTGCAATAGACTGTGGTCCAGCTGCAGTAGTTAAAAATGAGTACACTAGTGAATAGTTTCAAGGGGcaaaaaattcctttcatttcttctggGGAGAACCAGACCCATTTATTCCACCTCTTTTCCTGATAACTTGTTGTGGACAAAGGACAAATTtagaaacagaagcagaaagagaTACTCTTCTTCACAGCAGTTTAGCCCACTTAAATTGAACATGGAAAGCCACTCAGACCACTGATCTTTGTTTCAAATAGATATCACCCTGGaatgaagaaaatacagaaattgtgCATCAAAAGATTAAAAACAGATATGGGCAGCCAGTTTATAGGCTAATCCTCCCTATATCTCTTAATAATACCGTAAATAAATTGTTTaagtagatttttttgttttgctattgTCCTGCAAAACTGCAGTGTGGGTGGCAGGCAGAGCCACTCTGTAACTTGGCTTGAATTAATGAAACAtggggatttatttttcttttatgacaTTATACTTAATTCCCATATATGTATATGCAATTTAGGGGTTTACTCCAACAGGAGATAAAGAAAGTCAAGTGTCTGTATTCCCAACaccattatttttgtttgctatAATAATTCCTTCACCCTCATGTATAGGGGAGCTTTTTTGGTGACTTAAGGTAGACAcatgttgccctggtttttctgagattttttaaagccttctacttgcttgtaagatggagtcagttctttagctactgttgcaatattaagggtcagtctttcactttctcacgctttggaacataaacaacctttcttggttttggtcactgtcctttgcttacatatttccagcctgaaaacaatgttggttgacagctggcatAGCCAGTGGGGTGAAAGGGTAGTAACCCCAAGAGCCAATGTGCtttcagacccacaaaattataaaaggaaagaaataaacaagctGGCCCTCTTTTTCTCAGTGGGGaacagctttcactgaagacctctgcctctgtgtagttgattattgcgttccgggcaacaGACACATGTCATGTTGTGCCTCATTATTTCCATGTCGGGCTTAAATACTGATTGAAGAGAgttatttgattattttataaataataactGCTTTTATTCCTCTGGCTAGCTTCACTGAAGTAACAACAGCAAAAGACAAGCTCAAGTTTTCTCAAAGAATTGTTTTCTCCTGTTAGCAGCTGAGGAAGTCCAAAGGGTATGGCTCCACTTCTCTTCTCAGTGGTCCCTCTCTAACTGACAAATAGCTTTTAGTCTGTACTCTATGAGCAGCCAGTGTTTAAGGAAATTGACTTTTCCTATACCTATTGGAAATAAGAAGTCAAGCATCTAGGAGTAGGCTGTGGAGTTCCCATTGTCTAAGTTACTTGTGAATCCAGTCtcttaagaaattaatttgttttataaagGCTGTTGTGTAATTATttcatagaaatattttcaattacCCGCACTTCATGCCAATGATCAGCAACCTCTGGGCCTGGCCAGTTTCCAATCCACTTCAGTGTCTTCTCATCCAGCCCATACTTCATTACCTTCTTTGTGAAAGTCTTGTGAGAGACAGGGTTGAAAGCCCTCCTGAAGACTAGGTAAATAATAACTACTGTTCTTCCTTTGCCTACCAGGCCATTTCATCATAGAAATTAATAAACTTTAGTCTATGTCTAATGAAAACAAAGGGCTTACAGGTAGGCATATtctttttcagaattaattCTTTAGGTGCAGTGTGTAGAAGTAGCATCTTAGATAATGAAGATGATCAGAAAATCTGCAGAAGTAGAAGAATTTAGTAGAACAGTGTGTCTTATGTTTGACTGCTTCCAGTATTTTCTACCTTGTTGAATGCATACTAATGCATTGTCGAGGACGGAGTGCTCAGTGTGCACTGCCTTGATAAGTTTATTTAAGAAAAGCCATATGCTGCAATATTTACACATTTTGACAgctcagtttttctgtttgaataCTGCAATAATGGACTTTTTAATCTAGGAGTTTAAAGTACTCCATTTTGGAGTGACTCTTACCTTTGTGACATTTCCAGAAGGGTCCTGCTTGGACAGTTGGtgctcctcctcttttctgaTCCTCCTGCCTGTGGTATCTGAGAGACCGTGAGATCTGGACACAGGTGGCACCACCATGCATGAGGTGATCCACCAAAACATGAGGCACTAAGGCAGGATACAGGCAGCAGTTCAGGACTCTGAAAGTTGCTGTCAGTTTTATACAagtgtgggaagaaggtgacaTTGCAAATGGTCCTCACTGGTGACAAAAGGAACAGACCTAAGTTTACTAGTGAAGCAGAGCCTTTCATTATGCTGGAGTAATTGCTTTGCACAAGTTTTCAGGGAAGTTAAGACATCTGAAATCACTCACAggggaataatttgttttgCAAAAGGTAGCTATGTGGGAAGTGTTTAACAAGGACAGTAATTAAATGTGTTGATAAGGAGTTTGACAATACCCTTTGCACTTAGTTTGGATTATGATGCTTTGAGATTGCAGTAAGGTATATTCTGCCCCACCAGACCTAACTCATAATCTAATTGGACAAGACCATGAAGCATTTTTCTTATGCTTTCCTAATTTATCCATGGCTCATGTCTTGGGTTCAAATAGAGTCCCTCTGGCCTCATTAACACATCTCATTTGCACATCACCCTCACACTTGGAAATAGCTTCACACTGTCTGTGATCAGAGCTAATGAGAGAAAGTAACCTGGGACTTCCTCACAGTCACTGTGCTAGAGAAGGCCTCTGTAAATAGAAGACAAGGAGGCTCTTTGGGAGAGTGCCACCTTTAGGTAATAGGACACAAGAGGAAAAAGTTATTTCTGAAACTTTCTGAGTTGGGCCATGCGCAAAGCTGGCTTATACTTCTATTAAGTAACTTATTTATAAGTAACTTATTTATTAAGTAACTTATTTATAAGTTTATtaagaacaaggaggacagcCTTCTAAGGTGTAGGTGAAGGTCACCAGCAATCTGTATATGGAAACACCTTCTTCTGCAGGGAATAAATATGCTTTCCTCTAAAGCTCTTACAGCATTTCCATGAGACAAAAGAACAATATGTccaagacaaaaaaatgttCCCTAAGATGCAAAGTAACAAATAATGTTTTACATCTAAACATTCATTAGATAGACATAATTTTCTGGCATTCTCAGGTGCAATGCcttttttttgcaatttcttttcacttcatacttcatattttttcttgtctttggTCTTGTTAAACAAGCTTTTGATCTCATTAAATAGCAAAGCCTTTAAGTGACAGACTCGTAAGTGACAAGTATTAGTTGATATCAAAACAGAAAGAGCAGCACAACCTTTCTCTGCCTCACCTTCCCTCCATGGAGTGTACTGGTATGATTGGTTATTGGCCTGTTTTGAGCTCTACACACATATGGAAAGGGAAGGGCAAAACTTAGAGAGCTTTGGCTTATTGGCCAAAGACACCAAGAAATccaaaggaaaaggtttttctgctctttctagAGGAGAACACAAGTGAACACGAATATTCTAATATAAACACACCTTGTTCAAGAAACTAATCTGTTGtgtcagaatatttttttaattatgaaaatcAGGGATATAAACTGCTctaagtttttaaaatggaagccTTGCTCTTCTGTGCATTGCAAATAAATAGATATAATCAAGACACCACATACAAAACCCAGTCTGGAATGAAAGAATACATAAAGGTAAAGCACCATGGTTGCTTATCTGCTTGAACTACATTCAGTAAATAGGCAAACAAACAGGTATTTCCTTCCTTCACAGCTCTTACATCTGGGAGTTCAGCCTCCAGGCAAAAGTTCAAGGCCATGAATCCAACCATTTAAAGCACCTTATTCTGAAAACAAATGAGTCCTGGAAGAGTCCTGTTGAAAAACTTTTCCAAACAGAATAATCTTCAATGCCTTGCGAAACCACAtgtaaaaaaatgcataaacaaTTGGGTTAAATGTAGAATTTAAAtagccaaaccaaaccaaagcatcAAGGAGAACAGGAGGTATCACATAATTCATAAATGGATTTGTAGCTGTAAAGAAGAAGAATGGAGTCCAGCAGATGAGAAACACTCCCATTATTATACCTAAAGTCTTAGAggctttcctttctctgcagaatGAAATGTGGTGCTTCATTTCaaattgcatcttttttttGCTAATTGCATCGATGGATCTTGCCTGTTTCTTGGCTACAGAGTATATTTTCCTGTAGATGTACAGCATAACAAACCCAGGGATATAAAAAGAAACTACAGAGGCCACAATACCTGAAGTTTCGCTAAAAATGAGAAAGCATCCTCCTGCACAGTGGACATGTTTATAAATCTTTTCTGCCCCTCTCAAGTTTAGGTCTAGAAAGATCATcccaaaagcaaaagcagcagggacCATCCAGCTTATACACACCATGACCACGATGACAAAAGTATTTATCTTTGATTTGTATCTCAAAGGGTCACACACAGCATAGTAACGGTCGATGGATATGAAGGAAAGATGGAAGATAGAAGCTGTGCTCAGCATAATGTCCATGCTCGTGTGGATCTTGCAGAAGAACTCCCCAAAATACCAGCAGTGCTCAACAGAGCGCACCATACTGCAAGGCATGACCAAGAATCCCAGCAGGAAGTCTACAGTAGCCATTGAAAGTATCAGGAAATTTGTAGGCGTGTGGAGCTGCTTGAAATGTGATATTGAGATGATAACTGCCAGATTTCCAACCACTGTGGCCAGAATAACGCAAATCATGAAGATGTACATGGAAAAACGGGTACTGTTTGACCAGCTGCTCCTTACACAAGAGCCATTCACGGAGTCACAGCACAACTGCATCCTTGCTGGGGTCTCAAATCCACATAGGTATGCAGCACAGGTACTGTTTTTGCTAATTCTGACGTTTATGACTGATTTTCAATTCTCTAGatgggaagagctgcagagaggaaaataaaaggacaCTCTAAACACCTTCATTTAGTTGGATGTGTAGGAAATTCACATTTCAGTATTTATGAAGGATGATTTAGCAGAATGACACTTATATCATCTGACTACCCTGGAAATGGGAATCTCCTTTGATGAGATAAACTGCATAATGAAGTGTCCTCGCACTGGGACAGCAGTGACTCCAAGAGTCACTGGGCAGTGCCTTGTCCAAATGAGAAGCCCTTTTCAAtatttcctgtttctgttttcagtccTAGTCCCCTTCATCAATATTGGCTGGAGTCCTGTTTCTCCACTTTGCTCTTGAAAAtcagtaatttaaaattctgaaactCCCTCAACTTCTTTTTGGATACTCAAGTCTAAAACCTACAAGTCCAAAACAGAAGGCTAAAGCTGAGGAGTCCATGCATGagctctcctccagccctgtcctgatAGTGATGACTGGACAGATCAAGTTTTACTGGGAAGTCCTTGCATGCTCTAGCTGTAAATAGAGATGCAAGGAAAAGAtctaagaggagaaaaaaacttttttgcccttttgctgacaaaataaaatggaagaatCTGACTAATCCAAAACACTATCTGCTCTataggcaatttttttttctgttatctctattttttttttcagtgctttttcagTACTTTAGCATTACAGTGAGTATTGATTATATTAATCGTTTTTTAGCTAAGGTACAAACATGGAGAGAAACATTTTCAGAGCATGGGTTTAGTTTGCATCTAAGGATGCTCCCCTTGCATAAGCAGTAGCATATCCCATTTGCAAGTCactcttttaatgaaaatttttaatgaaagtaCTTAAGAACTTGGCaagtaatatttatttttgaaaaatctggttttcttttaaataggaGAAATATAGGGTTATGAAAAATAGAGATCATTAGCATATGTTGTTCAGTAGCACTATCCTTATGATATCAAATAGTTGTCAGAAATATACTGACATATTCAGCCAGTAATAAGTGTTTTAACCCACTTGCTTTGGGATTTAGTTGCCTTTGGTTATTCTGGATAgaacacaatttaaaaaaatgtctttgcCATATAAACCAAATATTATTACAAGCACACCATGGCACTGGAAGCTGAATGAACATAGACAAAAAACTATAGCTAGCAAAACTTTGACAGCTACAACTAGCAAACAGCCTGTGTTATACAGAGGGATTTTTATAGTAGGGCCAGGCAGTGGCACCCAAGTGCCAGCACTTCAGACCAAAGGTTCACCCAAAGGCACTCTCAGGAGTGGGGGACATATGGAGCCTGTGTATATTTATGTACTGTTTGGGGTGGTTTTccctttgcctttttcctccctacTAATATT encodes the following:
- the TAAR2 gene encoding LOW QUALITY PROTEIN: trace amine-associated receptor 2 (The sequence of the model RefSeq protein was modified relative to this genomic sequence to represent the inferred CDS: deleted 1 base in 1 codon), yielding MLSPNISKDLTDCSVFRNRSCPENFRSAGTRGIMYLFITAVFILTIFGNLAIIISISYFKQLHSPANFLILSMAVTDFLLGFAIMPYSMVRSVENCWVMGIIFCKVHDSFDLMLSLASIFHLCSIALDRFHAICRPLHYPSTVTVAAVKRIVAVCWSVPAAFAFGVVFSEAYAPGIGGYEMLIKCLGLCSIVFNQLWGAFLFTVGLFVPACIMIGIFTVSWAHRLSKNNKKHELSKKKDRKATKTLSIVMLGFLICWFPWFFAILIDPFLNFSFLLPLFDSLNWLGYLNSLCNPLIYGFFYPWFQKAFKYILTGKIFNPYFCTIKTLPKDQSQ
- the TAAR1 gene encoding trace amine-associated receptor 1 encodes the protein MQLCCDSVNGSCVRSSWSNSTRFSMYIFMICVILATVVGNLAVIISISHFKQLHTPTNFLILSMATVDFLLGFLVMPCSMVRSVEHCWYFGEFFCKIHTSMDIMLSTASIFHLSFISIDRYYAVCDPLRYKSKINTFVIVVMVCISWMVPAAFAFGMIFLDLNLRGAEKIYKHVHCAGGCFLIFSETSGIVASVVSFYIPGFVMLYIYRKIYSVAKKQARSIDAISKKKMQFEMKHHISFCRERKASKTLGIIMGVFLICWTPFFFFTATNPFMNYVIPPVLLDALVWFGYLNSTFNPIVYAFFYMWFRKALKIILFGKVFQQDSSRTHLFSE